The Parachlamydia acanthamoebae genome includes a region encoding these proteins:
- a CDS encoding BclA C-terminal domain-containing protein, translating into MNNFISNLKQVFWFCLIFLSHASMYAHQPNVKLFTKENEAESFIEHQVNVVDGDYFESHIDLHVPGPDLLLLKRQLNTKSFQHSGGWRLFSEYFLIVGKDKQNPDELMYALDGKFDPSVKDFRLAQNKCLISSNEGGSKIYEKIDTIPTLCLGEEILPDLSKKFINPDYYRITKQILPSGNQVKYAYNNEGHLESIELFSRTSKSVFRVDFDYEFDFNGTAVFVSTSDGRVIEYQLEPFQLEDDSIVHALTQVRGSNINAQTYQYQVKDKSCLLVRKNIEGEDSILIEYDEEGKVVCLAKVGENGEAEGDYVFLYADKFTDVLDEDSLRSRYEYDDLQQLTKVTQFDKKENVVQERIYQVETVGNDEDPRERKRIKVVDVFAVCKPPTPGPPGPRGSTGPPGSTGATGDPGATGATGPAGTTGATGPTGLTGATGATGAAGVTGATGPTGLTGGTGPTGDPGATGPTGPIGATGTTGATGPTGLTGATGATGATGVTGATGPTGLTGGTGPTGDPGATGPTGPIGVTGTTGATGPTGLTGATGATGAAGVTGATGPTGATGATGTGILDHLSNFSSNGGIVVIALGSPVAFNGTAVTNGTSVVQTNATTFTFNVTGHYLVEFTASSTLASLLASAQLQLNGVPIGPVASLVVAGSQLVISTIIPVTATGSTLQVVISGLALTLAAGNSATINIVKLS; encoded by the coding sequence ATGAATAACTTTATATCAAATCTAAAACAGGTTTTTTGGTTCTGTTTAATTTTTCTTTCACATGCATCGATGTACGCACATCAACCAAATGTGAAACTTTTTACAAAAGAAAATGAAGCCGAAAGTTTTATTGAACATCAGGTTAATGTGGTCGATGGTGATTATTTTGAATCGCATATCGATTTACACGTCCCCGGTCCTGATCTTCTTCTTTTAAAAAGGCAGTTAAATACTAAAAGTTTTCAGCATTCTGGAGGATGGAGATTATTTTCTGAGTATTTTCTGATTGTAGGGAAAGATAAACAAAATCCAGACGAGCTTATGTATGCACTAGATGGAAAATTTGATCCCAGCGTTAAAGATTTTCGTCTAGCACAAAACAAATGTTTGATTTCTTCGAATGAGGGAGGAAGCAAAATATATGAAAAAATCGATACCATTCCGACGCTATGCTTAGGAGAAGAAATTTTACCTGATTTATCTAAAAAATTTATCAATCCTGATTACTATAGGATAACGAAGCAAATTCTTCCAAGCGGGAATCAGGTGAAATATGCTTATAACAATGAGGGACATTTAGAATCGATAGAGTTATTTTCGAGAACTTCTAAGAGTGTTTTTAGAGTCGATTTTGATTATGAATTTGATTTCAATGGTACAGCTGTTTTTGTTTCTACAAGTGATGGCCGAGTCATAGAATATCAGCTGGAACCATTTCAACTAGAGGACGATTCGATTGTTCATGCCTTAACACAAGTAAGAGGTTCCAATATTAATGCTCAAACCTATCAGTATCAAGTAAAAGATAAAAGCTGCTTACTTGTGAGAAAAAATATTGAAGGAGAAGATTCGATCCTTATTGAATACGATGAAGAAGGAAAAGTGGTTTGCTTAGCTAAAGTTGGGGAGAATGGAGAGGCTGAAGGAGATTATGTTTTTCTCTACGCAGACAAATTTACAGATGTTTTAGATGAGGATAGTTTGAGAAGCCGTTATGAATATGACGATTTGCAACAGCTTACGAAAGTCACCCAATTCGACAAAAAAGAAAATGTTGTTCAAGAAAGAATCTATCAAGTTGAAACTGTGGGTAATGATGAAGATCCGAGGGAAAGAAAACGGATAAAGGTTGTAGATGTCTTTGCTGTTTGTAAACCCCCTACTCCAGGTCCACCAGGCCCAAGAGGATCAACAGGTCCGCCGGGGTCAACAGGAGCTACAGGCGATCCAGGTGCTACTGGAGCAACGGGTCCAGCAGGTACCACGGGAGCAACAGGTCCAACAGGGCTGACGGGAGCTACTGGAGCAACAGGTGCTGCCGGTGTTACGGGGGCTACGGGCCCAACAGGATTAACGGGAGGCACGGGTCCAACGGGTGATCCAGGAGCTACAGGACCTACAGGTCCAATAGGAGCAACAGGCACTACGGGAGCAACAGGTCCAACAGGGCTGACGGGTGCTACTGGAGCAACAGGAGCTACTGGTGTTACGGGAGCTACGGGCCCAACAGGATTAACGGGAGGCACGGGTCCAACGGGTGATCCAGGAGCTACAGGACCTACAGGTCCAATAGGAGTAACAGGCACTACGGGAGCTACAGGTCCAACAGGGCTGACGGGTGCTACTGGAGCAACAGGTGCTGCCGGTGTTACGGGGGCTACGGGTCCAACAGGTGCAACAGGAGCCACTGGGACAGGTATCTTGGATCATTTGAGTAATTTTAGTAGCAATGGAGGTATTGTTGTCATTGCTCTTGGGAGTCCGGTTGCATTTAATGGAACTGCTGTTACAAATGGAACGTCTGTTGTCCAAACAAACGCGACGACGTTTACTTTTAATGTGACAGGCCATTATTTAGTTGAATTTACGGCAAGTTCAACTCTCGCGAGTTTGTTGGCAAGTGCTCAATTACAATTAAATGGTGTTCCAATTGGACCCGTTGCAAGCCTTGTTGTGGCAGGTTCGCAATTGGTTATTTCGACTATCATTCCTGTGACAGCAACAGGATCAACTTTACAAGTGGTGATATCAGGATTAGCACTGACCTTAGCTGCAGGTAATTCCGCGACAATAAATATTGTTAAGTTGAGCTAA
- a CDS encoding UTP--glucose-1-phosphate uridylyltransferase has product MNMEKPSLSEKLASINQLHLLKNWDNLSEASQRKLAKQIEEIEIPIFLKQKKVIQSPFQENHSSLTAFNDYEEAGNPILKNRGQDLISEGKVGCIIVAGGQGTRLKMDGPKGMFPISAIKHKSLFQLFAEKTLAAGKQLGVTLPIAIMTSPLNHQQTTTFFTNHNNFGLSSHQLSFFSQGMLPFLNQEGSLFLEEPDHIALGPDGNGMSLIHFYKSGTWQKWHNKGVRWVNYVLIDNPLADPFDAELIGFHADQNLDITIKCIPRLHAEEKVGIIVKRDGKTEVIEYTEIPASERDGRLPSGQFKHPCANISLFCFSMDFIKQYAESGKTLPLHANWKSAKYLNPDGQSVNSSTPNAWKFETFIFDLLPEATRVKGLLYKREDCFAPLKNEKGEASPETVQAALLAQDRKTLEQITGLAAPLEAFELSQDFYYPTAELINKWNKRSPNQSGYVES; this is encoded by the coding sequence ATGAATATGGAAAAACCTTCTTTATCTGAAAAACTCGCTTCGATTAATCAACTTCATTTATTGAAAAATTGGGATAATCTTTCAGAAGCATCCCAAAGAAAACTCGCAAAACAAATCGAAGAAATCGAAATCCCCATTTTTCTTAAGCAAAAAAAAGTGATTCAGTCTCCTTTTCAAGAGAACCATTCTTCTCTAACTGCATTTAATGATTACGAGGAAGCAGGCAATCCGATTCTCAAAAATCGAGGACAAGATCTCATTTCTGAAGGCAAAGTGGGATGTATCATTGTAGCTGGAGGACAAGGTACTCGTCTTAAAATGGACGGTCCAAAAGGGATGTTCCCTATTTCCGCTATCAAACATAAAAGCTTGTTTCAGTTATTTGCTGAAAAAACGTTAGCCGCGGGAAAGCAGTTAGGGGTCACCCTCCCAATAGCAATTATGACTTCTCCGTTGAATCATCAACAAACGACAACTTTTTTTACCAACCACAACAATTTTGGCCTTTCTTCTCACCAACTTTCCTTTTTTTCTCAAGGTATGCTCCCTTTTCTGAATCAAGAGGGATCTCTCTTCTTGGAAGAACCCGATCATATTGCTTTAGGACCTGATGGAAACGGCATGTCTCTAATTCACTTCTATAAAAGTGGGACCTGGCAAAAATGGCACAATAAGGGAGTTCGGTGGGTCAATTACGTGTTGATTGATAATCCATTAGCAGATCCTTTTGATGCCGAACTGATTGGCTTTCATGCAGATCAAAATCTAGATATCACGATTAAATGTATCCCTCGCCTACATGCTGAGGAAAAAGTCGGTATTATTGTTAAGAGAGATGGCAAAACAGAAGTGATTGAATACACTGAGATTCCAGCAAGTGAAAGGGATGGACGACTGCCAAGTGGACAGTTTAAGCATCCTTGCGCAAATATTAGCCTATTTTGTTTTTCAATGGATTTCATTAAACAATATGCCGAATCTGGAAAAACGTTACCGCTTCATGCTAACTGGAAATCGGCAAAATACTTGAATCCAGATGGACAAAGCGTCAATTCAAGCACACCAAACGCCTGGAAATTTGAAACATTTATTTTTGATCTTCTTCCGGAAGCAACACGTGTAAAAGGCCTTTTGTATAAACGAGAGGATTGCTTTGCGCCTTTAAAAAATGAAAAGGGTGAAGCAAGTCCAGAAACGGTGCAGGCAGCACTTCTTGCTCAAGATCGAAAAACGCTAGAACAGATAACAGGTTTAGCTGCACCCCTAGAAGCTTTCGAACTCTCCCAAGACTTTTATTATCCAACAGCAGAACTAATCAATAAGTGGAATAAACGCAGCCCGAACCAATCGGGCTACGTCGAATCTTAG
- the rlmD gene encoding 23S rRNA (uracil(1939)-C(5))-methyltransferase RlmD — protein MRAFKQAQPVELDIVDFSKKGNGKGVLKREDKTDLSIEVPFSIPGDRVKASVLFKKRMKKQQGKLEEVIKAAPVRISAKCAHFATCGGCRWQQMGYAEQLRLKEEKIRALFSAILTPDVQFFPIIPCDDPWQYRNKMEFSFSTDLSQNKYLGLIMDSSRGKVFNLTECHLTNSWFVDALKVTRNWWESSKLDAYHHYRNTGSLRTLTLREGQRTGDRMVILTVSGNPDYALHKSDLDAFVAGLRASIELDRPECRLSIFLRIHQIAKGMASQFYEMVLYGPDQIREKLYIQSQSEEQPVPLEFNISPSAFFQPNTRQAERLYSLALQLSSISTPITVYDLYCGTGTLSICLSKFAKTVVGVEICPEAVLDARSNAAKNGCSNVHFLCGAVHEQLTKIIEENLFPLPDLVVVDPPRAGLDPHALQHLIKLSPKKILYVSCNPLTQVDNISNLISQGYRLEAMQPVDQFPHTIHIENIAVLTKDEN, from the coding sequence ATGAGAGCATTTAAGCAGGCCCAGCCTGTGGAACTGGATATTGTTGATTTTTCAAAAAAAGGAAATGGAAAAGGTGTTTTAAAACGAGAAGATAAAACCGACCTTTCCATCGAAGTACCTTTTTCTATTCCAGGGGACCGCGTTAAGGCTTCAGTGCTCTTCAAAAAGAGAATGAAGAAGCAACAAGGTAAGCTTGAAGAAGTAATCAAGGCAGCGCCAGTTCGTATTTCTGCAAAATGTGCTCACTTTGCAACTTGCGGTGGATGTCGTTGGCAGCAAATGGGATATGCAGAACAATTGCGACTCAAAGAAGAAAAAATTCGCGCTTTATTTAGTGCTATTTTAACTCCTGATGTCCAGTTTTTTCCTATCATTCCTTGCGATGATCCTTGGCAGTACCGCAACAAGATGGAATTCTCTTTTTCGACAGATTTATCTCAAAATAAATATTTGGGATTAATCATGGATTCAAGCCGAGGAAAGGTTTTTAATTTAACCGAATGCCATTTAACCAATTCTTGGTTTGTAGATGCTTTAAAAGTAACTAGAAACTGGTGGGAGTCTTCTAAGCTCGATGCTTATCACCATTATCGCAATACAGGATCTCTTAGGACTTTGACTCTTCGCGAAGGGCAAAGAACGGGAGATCGGATGGTTATTTTAACTGTATCTGGAAATCCAGATTATGCTTTACACAAGAGTGATTTAGATGCTTTTGTGGCTGGCTTGCGCGCGAGCATTGAATTAGATCGCCCTGAATGTCGTTTGAGTATCTTTTTAAGGATTCATCAAATAGCAAAAGGAATGGCTTCTCAATTTTATGAGATGGTCCTGTATGGGCCAGATCAAATCCGAGAAAAGCTCTATATTCAAAGTCAATCCGAAGAGCAGCCGGTTCCTCTAGAATTTAATATAAGTCCTTCCGCATTTTTTCAACCGAATACGCGCCAAGCCGAACGGCTATATTCGCTTGCACTCCAATTATCCTCTATTTCTACACCCATTACTGTATACGATTTATATTGTGGGACTGGAACATTAAGTATATGTTTATCAAAGTTTGCAAAGACTGTTGTCGGAGTTGAGATTTGTCCAGAAGCTGTCTTAGATGCACGATCGAATGCAGCTAAAAATGGATGTTCTAATGTGCATTTTTTATGTGGCGCAGTGCATGAGCAATTAACCAAAATTATAGAAGAAAATCTTTTTCCTCTACCCGATTTAGTTGTCGTCGATCCTCCTCGAGCAGGTTTGGATCCACATGCTTTGCAGCACTTGATTAAATTGAGTCCAAAAAAAATTTTGTATGTGTCATGCAATCCCCTCACGCAAGTCGATAATATTTCGAATTTAATTTCTCAAGGATATCGTCTTGAGGCTATGCAACCAGTGGATCAATTCCCCCATACAATCCATATCGAAAATATTGCTGTATTAACAAAAGATGAAAATTAG
- the tgt gene encoding tRNA guanosine(34) transglycosylase Tgt → MSSLKFTVHKSAANCQARTGLLKTAHGDIETPVFMPVGTRAAVKTLTNQQLIDIGAQIILGNTYHLMLRPNMDIMAKAGGLHRFMNWQRPILTDSGGFQVFSLASLNQVANEGVYFQSHIDGSQLFLGPTESMQIQKVLGADIVMTFDQCSPYPCERSKMEQALDRTHLWAKVCRDFELQSYQNLFGIVQGGVYPDLRRQSAEILSSLNCEGYAIGGLAVGEPSDIMNEIIEHTVPCLPNDKPRYLMGVGTPRNIIEAVMRGIDMFDCVMPTRNARNGTAFTWSGKVTIKAGRYADDFSPLDPELDCYTSQFSKAYIRHLLNVDEITGLTLVSMQNLAFYLDFMAKLRQAIQNDTLNEYYQKICAIYPN, encoded by the coding sequence ATGTCATCACTCAAATTTACTGTTCATAAATCTGCAGCTAATTGCCAGGCACGTACGGGGCTATTAAAGACTGCTCATGGCGATATTGAAACACCAGTCTTCATGCCTGTTGGAACTCGAGCCGCTGTCAAAACATTGACCAATCAGCAGTTAATCGATATTGGAGCACAAATCATTTTAGGAAATACCTATCATTTGATGCTTCGACCTAATATGGATATTATGGCAAAAGCGGGTGGTTTGCACCGGTTTATGAATTGGCAACGGCCGATTTTAACCGATTCAGGAGGATTTCAGGTCTTTTCATTGGCTAGCTTAAATCAGGTGGCAAATGAAGGAGTTTATTTCCAATCTCACATAGATGGTTCACAGCTTTTTTTGGGACCCACTGAAAGTATGCAAATTCAAAAGGTGTTAGGTGCTGATATTGTGATGACATTTGATCAATGCTCACCATATCCATGTGAAAGAAGCAAAATGGAGCAAGCTTTAGATCGCACACATCTGTGGGCAAAAGTTTGCCGAGATTTTGAGTTGCAATCCTATCAAAATCTTTTTGGAATTGTTCAGGGTGGGGTTTATCCTGATTTACGCCGCCAATCAGCTGAAATACTAAGCAGCTTGAATTGCGAAGGGTATGCAATTGGGGGATTGGCAGTGGGAGAGCCGAGTGACATTATGAATGAAATAATTGAACATACTGTCCCATGCTTGCCCAATGACAAGCCGCGCTATCTGATGGGAGTGGGAACACCTCGTAACATCATTGAAGCTGTGATGAGGGGAATTGATATGTTTGATTGCGTGATGCCTACGCGCAATGCTCGCAATGGGACTGCCTTTACATGGTCGGGGAAGGTGACAATAAAAGCTGGACGCTATGCGGATGATTTCTCTCCTTTAGATCCGGAGCTCGATTGCTACACTTCTCAATTTTCCAAAGCCTATATTCGACATTTACTGAATGTCGATGAGATTACGGGATTAACTTTAGTCTCCATGCAAAATTTAGCCTTTTATCTTGATTTCATGGCTAAATTGCGGCAAGCTATCCAAAATGATACACTGAATGAATACTATCAAAAAATCTGCGCAATTTATCCTAACTAG
- the yajC gene encoding preprotein translocase subunit YajC encodes METGLLAVGEEDLPPSRDQSFWQTLVMIGVLLMCFYVILWRPEQKRRKAMEEQRSALKKGDRVVAMGIVGTIDKILEQTVILRMVDGSKIEVIKAGITEVLSGIPGEDIKDVKSD; translated from the coding sequence ATGGAAACTGGCTTATTAGCTGTCGGAGAAGAAGATCTTCCCCCATCTAGAGATCAAAGTTTTTGGCAAACACTCGTGATGATTGGTGTTTTGCTTATGTGCTTTTATGTCATTCTATGGCGTCCTGAGCAAAAACGCAGAAAAGCGATGGAAGAGCAACGCAGTGCCTTGAAAAAAGGTGATCGTGTTGTCGCGATGGGGATTGTTGGGACAATCGATAAAATTCTGGAGCAGACGGTCATTCTTAGAATGGTGGACGGCTCAAAAATTGAAGTTATCAAAGCAGGTATTACAGAAGTTCTTTCTGGAATACCTGGCGAAGACATTAAAGATGTAAAAAGCGATTAA
- the ruvA gene encoding Holliday junction branch migration protein RuvA yields the protein MYDYIKGMLISSSPTCAVIETSGIGYKIFIPTSTFGKLAQIGQNVQLYVSFVIREQSQTLYGFFSAEERELFEILLAVSGIGPKTAIALIGHLPSTLLSAAIQGQDITTLSKVPGVGKKTAERLIVELKDKLKIGVHPAAELVTAIPFSEKSQTITDALNALTHLGYNQAIAKQAIQKTLKEHSTDIDLATLITSTLKHI from the coding sequence ATGTACGATTATATAAAAGGGATGCTAATTTCTTCTTCCCCCACCTGTGCGGTTATTGAAACTAGTGGGATCGGATATAAGATATTTATCCCAACAAGCACCTTTGGAAAGCTGGCGCAAATTGGACAAAATGTGCAGCTGTATGTTTCATTTGTGATTCGGGAACAATCCCAAACTCTATACGGTTTTTTTTCAGCTGAAGAAAGAGAGCTTTTTGAAATTTTACTTGCAGTATCCGGAATAGGACCCAAGACGGCAATCGCCTTGATTGGCCATCTTCCATCCACACTATTAAGCGCCGCCATTCAAGGCCAAGATATCACCACCCTTTCCAAGGTGCCTGGCGTAGGCAAAAAAACAGCCGAGCGTTTAATTGTAGAATTGAAAGATAAATTAAAAATTGGTGTACATCCAGCCGCCGAATTAGTGACTGCGATTCCTTTCTCTGAAAAGAGTCAAACCATTACAGACGCGCTGAATGCACTGACACATTTAGGTTATAATCAGGCCATAGCCAAACAAGCGATTCAAAAAACGTTAAAAGAACACTCAACAGATATTGATCTAGCAACGTTGATTACATCCACACTTAAACATATTTAA
- the ruvC gene encoding crossover junction endodeoxyribonuclease RuvC has protein sequence MTKTLKIIGIDPGTNITGYGIASFDGFNFSAIDYGCIRPPSSLKLSDRYLIIYDSIAHLLEQHTVDALVVETQFASKANPQSGIKLGMARGAIIIAAKKRRIPVYEYSPTQVKLAAVGYGHASKHQVQAMIQSQFQLNQLPPPDAADALALTLCYMYSHKNKQAFSEL, from the coding sequence TTGACTAAGACATTGAAAATTATCGGAATCGACCCTGGAACAAACATTACGGGGTACGGAATCGCCTCTTTTGATGGTTTTAATTTTTCTGCTATCGACTATGGCTGTATTAGACCCCCCTCCTCTCTCAAGCTCAGTGATCGCTATCTTATTATTTATGATAGCATCGCACATTTGCTGGAACAACACACAGTGGATGCGCTTGTCGTCGAAACACAATTTGCAAGTAAAGCCAATCCACAAAGTGGAATTAAATTAGGAATGGCGCGAGGGGCCATCATTATTGCTGCCAAAAAGCGTCGGATTCCTGTTTACGAATATTCACCCACTCAGGTTAAATTGGCGGCTGTTGGATATGGCCACGCAAGCAAGCATCAAGTTCAAGCCATGATTCAAAGTCAATTTCAGCTGAATCAATTGCCACCTCCCGATGCTGCGGATGCGCTTGCCCTAACTTTATGCTACATGTATTCACACAAAAACAAACAAGCCTTTTCCGAGCTTTAA
- the waaF gene encoding lipopolysaccharide heptosyltransferase II — MSIIDSQWPSETPHNIIIRMPNWLGDLVMATPILADLRHKWPESKITVMCQANVAPLLKNDPHIDEVFSYHRPSGWIHRSQHLAIIEKLRQGEYDLGLLLTNSFSSAWWFWRGKVQNRIGFEGNLRRFLLQKAVPFPINRESQHLVITYKMLLLPLGIPVSNTVPKLYVTNQEKNNALEILSRNGLDSSQQILIGINPGAAYGSAKCWLPERFIAVTKRLLEDPKVTILYFGDQAGASLVHQICQHFPERVLNMAGKTSIRELMALMQECAVILTNDSGPMHMAAALGIPLVALFGSTSPIKTGPMPQGKVIQHPVECSPCYKRVCPIDFRCMKKIEVEEVYQAVRQQIPHRE; from the coding sequence ATGTCTATTATCGATTCCCAATGGCCTTCTGAAACTCCACACAATATCATTATCCGGATGCCAAATTGGTTGGGTGATCTTGTTATGGCAACCCCTATTTTGGCTGATTTGCGACATAAATGGCCAGAAAGTAAGATCACAGTCATGTGTCAAGCTAACGTGGCGCCTCTTCTAAAAAATGACCCCCATATTGATGAAGTTTTTAGCTATCATCGTCCAAGTGGATGGATCCATCGTAGCCAACATCTTGCGATTATAGAAAAGCTACGTCAGGGAGAATATGATTTAGGCCTTTTACTGACAAATTCTTTTTCTTCCGCCTGGTGGTTTTGGCGTGGAAAGGTGCAAAATCGGATTGGATTTGAGGGAAATTTACGTCGTTTTCTATTGCAGAAGGCTGTGCCTTTTCCAATTAATCGAGAATCTCAACATTTAGTCATTACTTATAAAATGCTTTTGCTGCCGTTGGGGATTCCAGTTTCTAATACCGTTCCCAAGCTTTATGTGACAAACCAAGAGAAAAACAATGCCTTAGAAATTTTATCGCGCAATGGTTTGGATTCTTCTCAGCAGATTTTGATTGGGATTAATCCGGGGGCTGCTTATGGTTCTGCTAAATGTTGGCTGCCAGAACGATTTATTGCAGTCACTAAACGCTTGCTAGAAGATCCTAAGGTTACAATTTTATACTTTGGCGATCAAGCGGGAGCTTCGCTTGTCCATCAAATTTGTCAACATTTTCCAGAGCGTGTGCTGAATATGGCAGGAAAGACATCTATTCGAGAGTTGATGGCACTCATGCAGGAATGCGCGGTTATTTTGACAAATGACAGCGGACCGATGCACATGGCTGCAGCATTAGGCATTCCCCTAGTGGCTCTATTTGGATCCACAAGTCCCATTAAAACAGGGCCCATGCCTCAAGGAAAAGTGATTCAGCATCCTGTGGAATGCTCTCCTTGCTATAAACGGGTTTGCCCGATAGATTTTCGATGCATGAAAAAGATTGAAGTGGAAGAGGTCTATCAAGCGGTTCGACAGCAAATCCCTCATAGAGAATAA
- the mutY gene encoding A/G-specific adenine glycosylase, with protein MEFKQFDNPSLHRWFLEHKRDLPWRNTSDPYAIWVSEVMLQQTQVAVVIPYFERWMTQFPTIATLAEAPLDHVIKAWEGLGYYSRARHLHEAAQFVLLHWEGQLPDREEDLKKIKGLGPYTIGAILSFAFHQKRAAVDGNVMRVLTRYFNMTDDISKPKTVQMLRQMALSILPEDAHWITNEALIELGATICKKKAECQACPLSSSCLAYRSGTVSERPVKSAKVKVEKLFRMVPIIQYEQKVLVKRGKKGEIMSDLYEFPYFEKNLESIHIQELKEIISHEFRLNVTHIFSMDAVTHGFTRFHVTLFPEFFQASSLSLVEGYQWLEMTELEKLAFSSGHRKIMNKIK; from the coding sequence ATGGAATTTAAACAATTTGATAATCCTTCCCTGCATCGATGGTTTTTGGAGCATAAAAGGGATCTTCCTTGGCGAAATACATCAGATCCCTATGCGATTTGGGTTTCTGAAGTCATGCTACAACAGACTCAGGTTGCTGTTGTAATTCCATACTTTGAACGGTGGATGACCCAGTTCCCTACGATTGCAACCTTGGCGGAAGCTCCATTGGATCATGTCATTAAAGCTTGGGAAGGCTTGGGTTACTATTCTCGGGCTCGTCATTTACATGAAGCCGCTCAGTTTGTGCTACTTCACTGGGAGGGTCAACTACCCGATCGTGAAGAGGACTTAAAAAAAATCAAAGGTCTTGGTCCTTACACAATTGGGGCAATTCTCAGTTTTGCTTTTCACCAAAAAAGAGCGGCCGTAGATGGAAATGTGATGCGTGTGCTTACACGCTATTTTAACATGACTGATGATATCAGCAAGCCCAAAACTGTGCAGATGCTTCGCCAAATGGCTTTATCGATTCTCCCTGAGGATGCCCATTGGATCACCAATGAAGCTTTAATCGAACTTGGAGCGACAATCTGTAAAAAGAAGGCGGAATGTCAGGCTTGCCCTTTGAGCTCTTCTTGCTTAGCCTATCGTTCTGGAACAGTATCTGAGCGGCCCGTTAAGTCTGCTAAAGTCAAAGTAGAAAAACTTTTTCGAATGGTTCCGATTATTCAATATGAACAAAAGGTACTTGTGAAAAGAGGTAAAAAAGGGGAGATTATGTCAGATTTATATGAATTCCCTTACTTTGAAAAAAATCTTGAAAGTATTCATATTCAAGAGCTTAAGGAAATAATCTCGCATGAATTCAGGCTTAATGTCACACACATTTTTTCTATGGATGCCGTTACACATGGATTTACGCGCTTTCACGTGACACTATTTCCAGAATTTTTTCAAGCCTCAAGTTTAAGCCTTGTTGAAGGGTATCAGTGGCTAGAAATGACAGAATTAGAAAAATTGGCTTTTTCTTCCGGGCATAGAAAGATTATGAACAAAATAAAATAA
- a CDS encoding SET domain-containing protein-lysine N-methyltransferase, producing MPLHIPPVCQAVIQQDIHTLEQQLVSHPEERHARDPHGFTALELCQLLGFTEGARLLSNGQQERIKIFPKNGTHSIKLTSIEFEKHFRISHFSSLRFKNYQDLCDTLKHVPLLLSHLLKKNAQLIHNPFKINLDLKVHPSLMIKWIDPLIGHGVYTTAPLQENTILGEYTGMVRRLLRRQPNPNAYCVHYPTRYFSWNYTVIDASEGGNLLRFVNHSDTPNLKPLWVMDRHLLHLVFITLFPILSNSELTINYGEDYWIKRTKLISN from the coding sequence GTGCCCTTACACATTCCACCCGTTTGCCAAGCCGTTATTCAACAAGACATCCACACCTTGGAACAACAGCTTGTCTCCCATCCCGAAGAACGGCATGCGCGTGATCCCCATGGTTTCACTGCCCTAGAACTTTGCCAATTACTCGGATTTACTGAAGGGGCTCGCTTACTGTCTAATGGCCAACAAGAAAGAATCAAAATTTTCCCAAAAAATGGCACCCACTCTATAAAACTAACTTCTATCGAATTTGAAAAACACTTCCGTATCTCTCATTTTTCCAGTTTAAGATTTAAAAACTACCAAGATTTATGCGATACCCTAAAACATGTTCCTTTGCTTTTAAGTCACCTACTTAAAAAAAATGCTCAATTAATCCATAACCCATTTAAAATCAATCTTGATCTGAAAGTACATCCTTCTTTAATGATTAAATGGATCGATCCTCTAATAGGCCACGGGGTTTACACAACTGCCCCCCTACAAGAAAATACAATCCTTGGTGAATACACAGGCATGGTTCGCCGACTATTGCGCCGCCAACCCAATCCGAATGCTTATTGCGTGCATTACCCCACCCGTTATTTCTCATGGAACTATACGGTGATCGATGCTTCCGAAGGAGGAAACCTGCTTCGATTCGTCAATCACAGCGATACACCCAATTTAAAGCCACTTTGGGTCATGGATCGCCATCTCCTTCACTTAGTTTTTATAACGTTGTTTCCTATTCTCTCTAATTCAGAATTAACAATTAATTACGGAGAAGACTACTGGATTAAAAGAACTAAATTGATCTCAAATTAA